From one Lysinibacillus sp. G4S2 genomic stretch:
- the rplJ gene encoding 50S ribosomal protein L10, with the protein MSKAIENKQVQVQEITEKFQNAASVVVVDYRGLNVAQVTELRKQLREAGVEFKVYKNTLTRRATEAVGLEGINDVLVGPNAIAFSNEDVVAPAKIINEFAKKNEALEIKAGIIEGTISSVEDVKALAELPSREGLLSMLLSVLQAPVRNFALATKAVAEQKEEQGA; encoded by the coding sequence ATGAGCAAAGCAATCGAAAACAAACAAGTACAAGTTCAAGAGATTACTGAAAAATTCCAAAACGCTGCTTCTGTAGTAGTTGTGGATTACCGTGGTCTTAACGTTGCACAAGTGACTGAGCTTCGTAAACAACTTCGTGAAGCTGGCGTTGAGTTCAAAGTTTACAAAAACACTTTAACTCGTCGTGCTACTGAAGCTGTTGGCCTTGAAGGAATCAATGACGTATTAGTTGGTCCTAACGCAATTGCGTTCTCAAATGAAGATGTTGTAGCTCCTGCTAAAATCATCAACGAGTTCGCTAAGAAAAATGAAGCTTTAGAAATTAAAGCAGGTATTATTGAAGGTACAATCTCTTCTGTTGAAGATGTTAAAGCACTTGCAGAACTTCCATCACGCGAAGGTCTTCTTTCTATGCTTTTATCTGTACTTCAAGCTCCAGTGCGCAACTTCGCACTTGCAACAAAAGCTGTTGCAGAACAAAAAGAAGAACAAGGCGCGTAA
- the rplA gene encoding 50S ribosomal protein L1 produces the protein MAKKGKKLQDAAKLIDRNAVYGAQEAIELAQKTSSVNFDATVEVAFRLGIDTRKNDQQIRGAVVLPNGTGKTQRVLVFAKGEKLKEAEAAGADYVGDAEYIQKIQQGWFDFDVIVATPDMMGEVGKLGRVLGPKGLMPNPKTGTVTFDVTKAIEEIKAGKVEYRADKAGIIHAPIGKVSFSAEKLVENFLTVFDVVQKAKPAAAKGTYMKSVNVTTTMGPAIKIDASNVVVK, from the coding sequence ATGGCTAAAAAAGGTAAAAAACTGCAAGATGCAGCAAAATTAATCGACCGTAACGCAGTATACGGCGCACAAGAAGCAATCGAACTTGCTCAAAAAACTAGCTCAGTGAACTTCGACGCTACTGTAGAAGTTGCTTTCCGTCTAGGAATCGATACTCGTAAAAATGACCAACAAATCCGTGGTGCAGTAGTGTTACCAAACGGTACTGGTAAAACTCAACGCGTATTAGTATTCGCTAAAGGTGAAAAACTTAAAGAAGCTGAAGCAGCTGGTGCTGACTATGTAGGCGATGCAGAATACATCCAAAAAATCCAACAAGGTTGGTTCGATTTCGATGTAATCGTTGCAACTCCTGACATGATGGGTGAAGTTGGTAAACTTGGTCGTGTATTAGGACCTAAAGGTTTAATGCCAAACCCTAAAACTGGTACAGTTACTTTCGACGTAACAAAAGCTATCGAAGAAATTAAAGCTGGTAAAGTAGAATACCGTGCTGATAAAGCTGGTATCATCCACGCTCCTATCGGTAAAGTTTCTTTCTCTGCAGAAAAATTAGTAGAAAACTTCTTAACTGTATTTGACGTAGTGCAAAAAGCAAAACCTGCTGCAGCTAAAGGTACTTACATGAAATCTGTAAACGTTACAACTACAATGGGTCCAGCTATTAAAATCGACGCTTCAAACGTAGTAGTAAAATAA
- the rplK gene encoding 50S ribosomal protein L11, producing MAKKVIKVVKLQIPAGKANPAPPVGPALGQAGVNIMGFCKEFNARTADQAGLIIPVEISVFEDRSFTFITKTPPAAVLLKVAAGIQSGSGEPNRKKVATVKRDKVREIAETKMPDLNAASVEAAMLMVEGTARSMGIVIED from the coding sequence GTGGCTAAAAAAGTTATTAAAGTTGTAAAACTTCAAATCCCTGCTGGTAAAGCAAATCCAGCTCCACCGGTTGGTCCTGCATTAGGTCAAGCGGGTGTGAACATCATGGGATTCTGTAAAGAATTCAATGCGCGTACTGCAGATCAAGCTGGTCTTATTATCCCAGTTGAAATTTCAGTATTCGAAGACCGTTCTTTCACTTTCATTACAAAAACTCCACCTGCAGCAGTTCTACTTAAAGTAGCAGCTGGTATCCAATCTGGATCTGGTGAACCAAACCGTAAAAAAGTGGCAACGGTTAAACGTGATAAAGTTCGCGAAATCGCTGAAACTAAAATGCCAGACCTTAACGCTGCTTCAGTTGAAGCTGCAATGTTAATGGTTGAAGGTACTGCACGAAGCATGGGTATTGTTATCGAAGACTAA
- the nusG gene encoding transcription termination/antitermination protein NusG — protein MEKNWYVVHTYSGYENRVKANLEKRVETMGMQDKIFRVIVPEHEETEMKDGKKRTMMRKVFPGYVLVELIMTDDSWYVVRNTPGVTGFIGSSGGGAKPTPLLPEEADRLLQQMGMTDKVVEVDISVGEAVEVLEGPFAHFQGRVEEIDTEKGKVKVSVDMFGRETIMELDFEQIQKM, from the coding sequence ATGGAGAAAAATTGGTATGTTGTTCATACGTATTCAGGGTATGAGAACCGCGTAAAAGCAAACCTAGAGAAACGTGTAGAAACAATGGGTATGCAGGATAAGATTTTCCGTGTTATTGTGCCTGAACACGAAGAAACAGAAATGAAGGATGGGAAAAAGCGTACAATGATGCGTAAAGTTTTCCCTGGCTATGTTTTAGTAGAGCTAATTATGACAGATGATTCGTGGTACGTTGTACGTAATACACCAGGTGTAACTGGCTTTATAGGTTCATCTGGTGGCGGGGCAAAGCCTACACCTTTATTACCTGAAGAAGCGGATCGTCTACTACAACAAATGGGAATGACTGACAAAGTTGTCGAAGTTGATATTTCTGTTGGGGAAGCGGTAGAAGTATTAGAAGGGCCTTTTGCTCACTTCCAAGGACGTGTTGAAGAAATTGACACTGAAAAAGGAAAAGTGAAAGTTTCTGTTGATATGTTTGGTCGCGAAACAATTATGGAACTAGATTTTGAACAAATACAAAAAATGTAG
- the secE gene encoding preprotein translocase subunit SecE translates to MGKIKGFFSNVMAEMRKTSWPKSKELTKYTVVVISTVVIMALFFVLIDLGISSLLRWYLEL, encoded by the coding sequence ATGGGCAAGATTAAAGGCTTTTTCAGCAATGTAATGGCGGAAATGCGCAAAACAAGCTGGCCAAAAAGTAAAGAACTGACGAAATATACAGTCGTTGTAATTTCAACTGTTGTAATTATGGCTTTATTTTTTGTGTTAATTGATTTAGGCATTTCATCATTACTTCGCTGGTACTTAGAGTTATAA
- the rpmG gene encoding 50S ribosomal protein L33 — translation MAKKVVLNCEKCGSRNYTFPAKEGSTVRLELKKFCSHCNEHTMHKQTL, via the coding sequence ATGGCAAAAAAAGTCGTTTTAAATTGTGAAAAATGTGGATCGAGAAATTACACGTTTCCTGCTAAGGAAGGTTCAACTGTACGCCTCGAATTAAAGAAATTTTGCTCACATTGCAATGAACATACAATGCATAAACAAACGCTATAA